The Setaria italica strain Yugu1 chromosome IX, Setaria_italica_v2.0, whole genome shotgun sequence genome has a window encoding:
- the LOC101783767 gene encoding phosphoenolpyruvate carboxykinase (ATP): MAAPNGLARIETHGKKKHENGVCHDDSAAPVRAQTIDELHSLQRKRSAPTTPIKDGAASPFAAALSEEERHRQQLQSISASLASLTRETGPKVVKGDPARKGEAAAKGAPPTPQKHHQHHHPAAPTIAVSDSSLKFTHVLYNLSPGELYEQAIKYEKGSFITSNGALATLSGAKTGRSPRDKRVVKDEAAAQDLWWGKGSPNIEMDEHTFLTNRERAVDYLNSLDKVFVNDQFLNWDPENRIKVRIISARAYHSLFMHNMCIRPTDEELESFGTPDFTIYNAGQFPCNRYTHYMTSSTSVDINLARREMVILGTQYAGEMKKGLFGVMHYLMPKRGILSLHSGCNMGKDGDVALFFGLSGTGKTTLSTDHNRLLIGDDEHCWSDNGVSNIEGGCYAKCIDLSQEKEPDIWNAIKFGTVLENVVFDEHTREVDYTDKSVTENTRAAYPIEYIPNAKIPCVGPHPKNVILLACDAFGVLPPVSKLNLAQTMYHFISGYTALVAGTVDGIKEPQATFSACFGAAFIMLHPTKYAAMLAEKMQKYGATGWLVNTGWSGGRYGVGKRIRLPYTRKIVDAIHSGELLTANYKKTEVFGLEIPTEIDGVPSEILDPINTWTDKAAYKETLLRLAGLFKNNFEVFASYKIGDDSSLTDEILAAGPNF, translated from the exons ATGGCGGCGCCGAACGGGCTGGCGCGGATCGAGACGCACGGGAAGAAGAAGCACGAGAACGGCGTGTGCCACGATGACAGCGCGGCGCCGGTGCGCGCGCAGACCATCGACGAGCTGCACTCGCTGCAGCGGAAGCGGTCGGCGCCCACCACGCCCATCAAGGacggcgccgcctcgcccttcgccgccgcgctctccgaGGAGGAGCGCCACCGCCAGCAGCTGCAATCCATCAG CGCGTCGTTGGCGTCTCTGACACGTGAAACGGGCCCCAAAGTCGTCAAGGGTGACCCTGCCAGGAAGGGCGAGGCCGCCGCGAAgggcgcgccgccgacgccgcagaagcaccaccagcaccaccaccccgccgcccccaccatcgccgtCAGCGACAGCTCCCTCAAGTTCACCCATGTCCTCTACAACCTCTCCCCCGGCG agCTGTACGAGCAGGCGATCAAGTACGAGAAGGGGTCGTTCATCACGTCCAACGGCGCGCTGGCGACGCTGTCCGGCGCCAAGACCGGCCGGTCGCCCAGGGACAAGCGCGTCGTCAaggacgaggccgccgcgcAGGACCTCTGGTGGGGCAA GGGCTCGCCCAACATCGAGATGGACGAGCACACGTTCCTGACGAACCGGGAGCGGGCCGTGGACTACCTCAACTCCCTGGACAAGGTGTTCGTCAACGACCAGTTCCTCAACTGGGACCCGGAGAACCGCATCAAGGTCCGCATCATCTCCGCCAGGGCGTACCACTCCCTCTTCATGCACAACAT GTGCATCCGGCCCACGGACGAGGAGCTGGAGAGCTTCGGCACGCCGGACTTCACCATTTACAACGCCGGGCAGTTCCCCTGTAACCGTTACACGCACTACATGACGTCGTCGACGAGCGTAGACATCAACCTCGCTAGGAGGGAGATGGTGATCCTGGGCACGCAGTACGCCGGGGAGATGAAGAAGGGCCTCTTCGGCGTCATGCACTACCTCATGCCCAAGCGCGGCATCCTCTCGCTGCACTCCGGGTGCAACATGGGCAAGGACGGTGACGTCGCCCTCTTCTTTGGGCTCTCAG GTACTGGAAAGACGACGCTGTCGACGGATCACAATAGGCTTCTGATCGGTGACGACGAGCACTGCTGGAGCGACAATGGCGTCTCCAACATCGAGGGCGGTTGCTACGCCAAGTGCATAGACCTGTCCCAGGAGAAAGAGCCTGATATCTGGAACGCCATCAAGTTTGGAACTG TGCTGGAGAACGTCGTCTTCGACGAGCACACACGTGAAGTTGACTACACCGATAAATCTGTCACCG AGAACACTCGTGCCGCTTACCCGATCGAGTACATCCCTAACGCCAAGATCCCCTGCGTCGGGCCGCACCCCAAGAACGTCATCCTCCTGGCGTGCGACGCGTTCGGCGTGCTCCCGCCTGTCAGCAAGCTGAACCTGGCGCAGACCATGTACCACTTCATCAGCGGCTACACCGCGCTGGTCGCCGGCACTGTGGACGGCATAAAGGAGCCGCAGGCCACGTTCTCGGCCTGCTTCGGCGCGGCGTTCATCATGCTCCATCCGACCAAGTACGCCGCCATGCTCGCCGAGAAAATGCAGAAGTATGGCGCCACCGGATGGCTTGTGAACACCGGATGGTCCGGCGGCAG GTACGGTGTGGGCAAGAGGATCAGGCTGCCCTACACCCGAAAGATCGTCGACGCCATCCACTCCggcgagctcctcaccgccaaCTACAAGAAGACCGAGGTCTTTGGGCTGGAGATCCCCACCGAGATCGACGGCGTGCCATCGGAAATCCTCGACCCGATCAACACC TGGACGGACAAGGCCGCGTACAAGGAGACGCTCCTGAGGCTTGCCGGGCTCTTCAAGAACAACTTCGAGGTGTTCGCCAGCTACAAGATCGGGGACGACAGCAGCCTGACCGACGAGATCCTCGCCGCAGGCCCCAATTTCTGA
- the LOC101766516 gene encoding uncharacterized protein LOC101766516, which produces MVVMEGTVIRIASESKPGNELDSLTELPRSMETLVAHHHEVEKLIGLEDDTELTPCEGMEFESEDAARDFYSTYARNAGFRIRISRYTRSRRDNSIISRRIVCSKEGFHETRACDGLHSDQKQQERAGTRVGCKAMIMIKKFGPGKWMVTKFVKNHNHGPVPPRKLDSGPANQNGDPMEKPHSIEMGPVEEPFEGMEFESEEAAKLFYVNYARLNGFRARISRYCRSRRDNSIISRQIVCSKEGFREVRTKKVVTDEGKTKRPRMITRVGCKAMIVVKKMNSGKWMVSKFEKEHNHSLSYSKMVPITSNNTSGEVADFTAKSADPNDVKNEGCSAGTQCNPADSLTVLYNNLCQEALKFAEEGSVTEEIYHVAVSALKEAAKKVAEVKRSRPALPNRDLISESKHDVFQVQTMSTLQCSTQVELKTTLSRRPLQESASNLLLVPTNIITDSRLYNRVDNVPLSSDFLKNGRQGRHATEGSFVHFENIKETSTQKPQNTSSNQAIHGKDEGIHGSSGETMVAIPAIPLALCMPVTQNLPRSSADGPYRLLAAPIEAVPISYCPAEPIRQPQRGVCALGPFAGVLSELNKPGTGPNSLVHATALACGARAVPLEEAASLINAVESKIRSGGAIIAKMPSSNLTSPFPPAIAMSSSSEDEENDHSEPLMVDVDRNCHDQSSDEMKLQSEPSELETEADN; this is translated from the exons ATGGTGGTCATGGAAGGGACAGTAATCAGAATAGCTAGCGAGTCAAAACCAGGCAATGAGCTAGACTCTTTGACAGAACTGCCTAGATCTATGGAGACTTTAGTAGCGCATCATCATGAAGTAGAAAAATTAATTGGACTTGAAGATGACACAGAGTTAACACCTTGTGAAGGAATGGAATTTGAGTCTGAAGATGCTGCAAGGGATTTCTACAGCACATATGCAAGAAATGCTGGTTTTCGGATCCGGATCAGCAGGTATACTCGCTCGAGACGTGATAATTCAATCATTTCTCGTCGTATTGTGTGTTCAAAAGAGGGATTTCATGAAACCCGTGCTTGCGATGGCCTCCATTCTGACCAAAAACAGCAAGAACGGGCAGGTACTAGAGTTGGTTGCAAGGCCATGATAATGATTAAAAAGTTTGGTCCCGGCAAATGGATGGTTACCAAATTCGTAAAGAACCATAATCATGGACCAGTTCCACCAAGAAAACTTGATTCTGGGCCAGCAAACCAGAACGGTGATCCAATGGAGAAGCCACATTCTATTGAGATGGGCCCTGTTGAGGAGCCATTTGAGGGTATGGAATTTGAATCAGAAGAAGCTGCAAAATTATTCTATGTAAACTATGCTAGGCTAAATGGTTTTCGTGCACGTATTAGCAGATACTGCCGTTCAAGGCGTGATAATTCAATCATTTCTCGCCAGATTGTGTGTTCCAAGGAAGGATTCCGTGAAGTTCGAACCAAGAAAGTGGTGACAGATGAAGGGAAAACAAAGCGTCCGAGAATGATAACTAGAGTTGGTTGCAAAGCTATGATTGTAGTGAAAAAGATGAACTCTGGAAAATGGATGGTTTCTAAATTTGAGAAGGAGCATAACCATTCTCTGTCATATTCTAAAATGGTCCCTATTACCTCAAACAATACTTCTGGAGAAGTTGCTGATTTCACTGCAAAGAGTGCAGATCCTAATGATGTAAAAAATGAGGGATGCAGTGCAGGAACCCAATGTAATCCTGCGGATTCCCTCACTGTCCTTTATAACAATTTATGTCAAGAGGCGTTAAAATTTGCAGAAGAAGGGTCAGTCACAGAAGAAATTTACCATGTGGCAGTTTCTGCCTTGAAGGAGGCTGCAAAAAAGGTTGCTGAAGTCAAAAGGAGTCGTCCGGCATTGCCAAATCGTGATCTTATTAGTGAAAGCAAACATGATGTCTTTCAGGTTCAAACTATGAGTACTTTGCAATGTTCAACTCAGGTTGAACTGAAAACAACATTATCCAGGAGGCCGCTTCAAGAGTCTGCCTCCAATCTTTTGCTGGTACCAACCAACATTATAACTGATTCAAGGTTATATAATCGTGTTGACAATGTTCCTCTATCAAGTGATTTCCTAAAAAATG GGAGACAAGGTAGGCATGCAACAGAAGGTTCTTTTGTGCATTTTGAGAACATAAAGGAGACATCTACGCAAAAACCTCAG AACACTAGCTCTAATCAAGCCATCCATGGAAAGGATGAAGGTATCCATGGATCTTCTGGAGAAACCATGGTTGCTATTCCTGCAATACCTCTTGCGCTGTGCATGCCTGTGACACAGAACTTGCCTCGATCTTCTGCAG ATGGGCCATACAGATTGTTGGCTGCACCTATTGAAGCAGTTCCGATTTCATACTGTCCTGCAGAACCCATCAGGCAGCCACAAAGAGGTGTTTGTGCTTTAGGTCCATTTGCAGGTGTTCTGTCTGAACTGAACAAGCCAGGAACAGGTCCAAATTCTCTGGTTCATGCTACAGCTCTTGCTTGTGGTGCGCGTGCTGTTCCTCTTGAGGAGGCAGCTTCACTTATCAATGCCGTTGAATCAAAGATCAGATCTGGAGGGGCCATAATAGCAAAGATGCCTTCAAGCAACCTGACATCTCCGTTTCCTCCAGCTATCGCCATGTCATCTTCCAGTGAAGATGAGGAGAATGACCACAGTGAGCCCCTAATGGTGGATGTTGATCGTAACTGCCACGATCAGAGCTCTGACGAAATGAAGCTCCAAAGCGAGCCATCAGAGTTGGAAACTGAAGCTGACAACTGA